A stretch of Apostichopus japonicus isolate 1M-3 chromosome 9, ASM3797524v1, whole genome shotgun sequence DNA encodes these proteins:
- the LOC139973201 gene encoding cytochrome c oxidase subunit 6C-like, producing MATALPRPKMRGLLQTHLKKHFMIGAVISVIGAAAVKFFLLDVRKQKYVDFYKSYDAQKDFERMRELGVFQSVRPLSEAAEEE from the exons ATGGCTACCGCTCTCCCTAGACCAAAGATGCGAGGCCTGCTGCAGACTCACTTAAAGAAGCACTTCATGATCGGGGCTGTGATTTCTGTGATTGGTGCTGCTGCTGTCAAATTCTTCT TACTGGATGTGAGGAAGCAGAAGTACGTTGATTTCTACAAGAGCTACGATGCCCAAAAGGACTTTGAGAGGATGAGGGAATTGGGCGTTTTCCAGTCGGTGAGGCCGCTAAGTGAAGCAGCAGAAGAAGAGTG A
- the LOC139972977 gene encoding uncharacterized protein, producing MAQNNTFLPITVLVLLAASGTLSFILVDVLEPIASLAAMRTSDLQPSLTEKRADLRTWLNSQQTSCPLTANPNGDVIISSCPWETVQHNDHHRRPATISKAVCQCPGCLMDMGNGSSTQGTCREIIRPMKVLRKVRLVNETRDYHYMLDIELVPVGCTCSKVDPIISRSAHTA from the exons ATGGCCCAG AATAACACCTTCCTCCCTATCACTGTTCTTGTCCTCCTGGCTGCATCTGGGACTCTCTCCTTTATCCTAGTGGATGTCTTAGAACCGATTGCGTCTTTGGCAGCAATGCGCACTAGTGACCTCCAGCCATCGCTCACCGAGAAGCGGGCAGACTTGAGAACATGGCTGAACAGCCAACAGACCTCATGCCCCTTAACTGCTAATCCTAACGGTGACGTCATCATCAGTTCCTGTCCATGGGAGACGGTCCAACACAACGACCATCACAGACGTCCAGCTACCATCAGTAAAGCGGTCTGTCAGTGTCCAGGCTGTCTGATGGACATGGGGAATGGTTCTTCCACCCAAGGTACATGCCGTGAGATCATCCGTCCGATGAAAGTTCTACGTAAGGTCCGACTTGTCAACGAGACCAGGGACTACCACTACATGTTAGACATTGAACTGGTACCAGTCGGATGCACCTGTTCCAAAGTTGATCCTATCATTTCTAGAAGTGCACACACAGCATAG